A stretch of the Desulfobacter sp. genome encodes the following:
- a CDS encoding threonine/serine dehydratase, translated as MSHDSISLSRAIGAQGILKPLLSPAPLIHYPTLDRLVGGTIFVKHENHNPTGSFKIRGGLHLMHALAQKGVKGVVTYSTGNHGTSVAASAREFGLESIVVVPENSNPLKVRSIKDAGATLIEHGKDFEAAGRRVAELVEEQGLYFVHPANEPHIINGVATEFLEILEKVPDLDVMIIPIGAGSEAAAAMTVLKQIRPDIKIVGVQAAAASAAYQSWTHQKIVEAPNTTFAGGVATGIAYELPFSLYKEGLEDFVLLTEEELYQGIALAAHHTRNLAEGAGGACLRAAIKIREQLGGKKVAVQMSGGNASAQELQKAMALPCLGTGVVD; from the coding sequence ATGAGTCATGATTCCATCTCTTTATCCAGGGCCATTGGCGCCCAAGGTATTTTAAAGCCCTTGCTCAGTCCCGCGCCTTTGATTCATTATCCCACCCTTGATCGCCTTGTGGGGGGTACGATTTTTGTGAAGCATGAGAACCATAACCCCACAGGCAGCTTTAAAATCAGAGGGGGGCTTCATCTCATGCATGCACTGGCCCAAAAAGGGGTTAAAGGGGTGGTCACCTATTCCACGGGAAATCACGGCACCTCGGTTGCCGCCTCTGCCAGAGAGTTTGGCCTTGAATCCATTGTGGTGGTGCCGGAAAATTCAAATCCCTTGAAAGTCCGGAGCATCAAAGATGCCGGGGCAACACTCATTGAGCATGGAAAGGATTTTGAGGCTGCCGGCCGGCGGGTGGCTGAGCTTGTGGAAGAGCAGGGTCTGTATTTTGTTCATCCTGCCAACGAGCCCCATATCATCAACGGGGTGGCCACGGAATTTTTGGAAATCCTTGAAAAGGTGCCGGATCTGGATGTGATGATCATTCCCATTGGTGCGGGCAGTGAGGCGGCCGCCGCCATGACCGTGCTCAAACAGATCCGTCCTGACATTAAAATTGTCGGGGTTCAGGCTGCGGCTGCAAGCGCTGCCTATCAATCCTGGACCCATCAAAAAATTGTTGAGGCCCCCAATACCACCTTTGCCGGGGGTGTGGCCACCGGCATCGCCTATGAACTGCCCTTTTCACTCTACAAAGAGGGGCTGGAAGATTTTGTCCTGCTCACCGAAGAAGAACTTTACCAGGGCATTGCCCTTGCCGCCCACCATACCAGAAATCTGGCCGAAGGCGCTGGCGGAGCATGCTTGCGGGCAGCCATTAAGATCCGGGAGCAGCTGGGGGGTAAAAAGGTGGCCGTCCAGATGAGCGGGGGCAATGCCTCGGCCCAGGAACTGCAAAAGGCCATGGCCCTGCCTTGCCTTGGTACGGGTGTGGTGGATTAG
- a CDS encoding DDE-type integrase/transposase/recombinase — protein sequence MKEKKLLNKDCILRQNKYLNNIIEQDHRFIKKLVRAGMGFKTFHSAWRTLKGYEIMNMIRKGQVKNIRKGEILKQKEFVENLFSYAA from the coding sequence TTGAAAGAAAAAAAGCTTCTGAATAAGGACTGTATCCTAAGACAGAATAAATATCTGAACAATATTATTGAGCAAGACCACCGGTTTATCAAAAAGCTTGTCAGAGCTGGTATGGGGTTCAAGACATTTCATTCTGCCTGGCGGACGCTAAAAGGCTATGAAATTATGAACATGATCAGAAAAGGACAAGTTAAAAATATCAGGAAGGGAGAAATTTTAAAGCAGAAAGAATTCGTCGAAAATCTGTTTTCTTATGCTGCGTAA
- a CDS encoding IS6 family transposase, whose amino-acid sequence MKNENPFKWRHYEKEIILLNVRWYLRYQLSYRNLEEMMQERGLSVDHSTIYRWVQRYAPEMEKRSRKYLRQSNDSYRIDETYIKVRGKMKYLYRAVDSRGNTIDFLLRSRRNMESAKRFFKKMLRASNSSRPRVLSVDGNSAYPPGAFLFSRF is encoded by the coding sequence ATGAAAAATGAAAACCCTTTCAAGTGGCGTCATTATGAAAAAGAAATCATCCTGTTGAATGTTCGCTGGTATCTGAGATATCAACTGAGTTACAGGAATCTGGAAGAGATGATGCAAGAACGGGGCTTGTCTGTGGATCACAGTACCATTTACCGATGGGTTCAGCGCTATGCTCCTGAAATGGAAAAGCGAAGCAGGAAGTATCTGCGGCAATCAAATGATTCTTACCGTATTGATGAAACATATATCAAGGTGCGGGGGAAAATGAAGTATCTTTACCGAGCGGTCGATTCCCGTGGAAATACCATCGATTTTCTTCTTCGCAGCAGACGTAATATGGAATCTGCCAAACGATTTTTTAAAAAGATGCTGCGAGCTTCCAATAGCTCCAGACCTCGGGTTCTGAGTGTTGACGGAAATTCTGCATATCCTCCGGGCGCATTCCTATTTTCCCGGTTTTAA
- a CDS encoding cytochrome c3 family protein: MTRQTLIIIGICTLVATTLGFSGQGREIMTLDGGKTGSVEFKHHLHQSVVGDCQVCHSSFPQKEGALAAAKEASKLKKKQVMNKTCIKCHRAEKKAENASGPVSCKACHKR; this comes from the coding sequence ATGACCAGACAAACATTGATTATCATCGGCATCTGCACCCTGGTTGCCACGACATTGGGATTTTCCGGACAGGGCAGAGAAATCATGACCCTGGACGGAGGAAAAACCGGTTCAGTTGAATTCAAGCACCACCTTCACCAGAGTGTTGTCGGCGACTGCCAGGTCTGCCATTCAAGTTTTCCCCAGAAAGAAGGGGCCCTTGCAGCGGCCAAGGAGGCTAGCAAACTGAAAAAAAAGCAGGTCATGAACAAAACCTGCATCAAATGCCACAGGGCCGAGAAAAAAGCCGAAAACGCATCAGGACCTGTCTCGTGCAAGGCCTGCCATAAAAGATAG
- a CDS encoding YaaA family protein has protein sequence MQIILSPAKTMAAGPNQGLGPDRWPKDPGLDIPEFDQEARALIQALSPMDTASLKKCFKISDGLALKTKALIQGFENARSGPALFLFQGEAFKSLGPQDFTHEALGFANTHLKIFSGLYGVVSPLDRIKPYRLDFNTPLKINGQGLKIFWKKKLIPWFEALLEPNEPIVNLASDEYSSILNSKELKKRMISFQFREQTEKKLKNIPVQAKQARGYFARYMIQQRITRPGKMKKIAIEGYAYEERLSSENEWFFIR, from the coding sequence ATGCAAATCATCCTTTCGCCTGCCAAGACCATGGCAGCAGGCCCAAACCAAGGTCTGGGCCCGGACAGATGGCCCAAGGACCCGGGTCTTGACATACCGGAATTTGACCAGGAGGCAAGGGCGTTGATCCAGGCCCTTTCCCCCATGGATACGGCCTCCCTTAAAAAATGTTTCAAGATCAGTGATGGGCTGGCCCTGAAAACCAAAGCCCTGATTCAAGGGTTTGAAAACGCCCGTTCCGGCCCTGCCCTTTTTCTCTTCCAGGGAGAGGCCTTTAAAAGCCTTGGACCCCAGGACTTTACCCATGAAGCGCTTGGGTTTGCCAACACCCATTTAAAAATTTTTTCAGGGCTTTACGGGGTGGTCTCCCCCCTGGACCGGATCAAGCCCTACCGCCTGGATTTCAACACCCCCCTTAAAATTAACGGCCAGGGGCTTAAAATTTTTTGGAAAAAAAAGCTGATTCCCTGGTTTGAAGCCTTGCTCGAACCAAACGAGCCCATCGTAAATCTGGCCTCGGACGAGTACAGCAGCATCCTGAACTCCAAAGAACTGAAAAAAAGGATGATCTCGTTCCAGTTCAGGGAACAGACCGAAAAAAAACTGAAAAACATCCCGGTCCAGGCCAAACAGGCCAGGGGATATTTTGCAAGGTATATGATCCAGCAGAGAATCACCCGGCCCGGAAAGATGAAAAAAATTGCCATTGAAGGATATGCATATGAAGAACGCCTCTCTTCAGAAAATGAATGGTTTTTCATCCGCTGA
- a CDS encoding flavodoxin family protein has protein sequence MKILTLQGSGRKKGNTAKALDFAEQELISLDHEVESVYLSDKSLKGCLGCAACKKKPYEIGCVQKDDIPEILEKMVNAQAVIFASPLYFWGVNAQLKAVIDRTYSLYTLYHEPGHASLVEGQRQALLMTGAGPWDNNAEAAFTAFSRIQNPHKAVFAGELFIGGCTTPDQMDDAIKTRVIEFARKLVE, from the coding sequence ATGAAAATTTTAACCCTTCAGGGCAGTGGACGAAAAAAAGGCAATACAGCAAAAGCGCTTGATTTTGCAGAACAGGAACTGATCAGCCTGGACCATGAGGTGGAATCCGTATACCTGAGTGACAAGTCTCTTAAGGGTTGCCTGGGATGTGCTGCCTGCAAAAAAAAACCATATGAAATCGGCTGTGTTCAAAAAGACGATATCCCGGAAATTCTTGAAAAAATGGTGAATGCCCAGGCCGTGATCTTTGCCTCTCCCCTTTATTTTTGGGGGGTGAATGCCCAGCTCAAGGCCGTTATTGACCGGACCTACAGTTTGTACACCCTTTACCATGAACCCGGCCATGCCTCCCTGGTCGAGGGACAGCGCCAGGCCCTGTTAATGACAGGGGCAGGCCCCTGGGACAACAATGCAGAGGCGGCCTTTACCGCATTTTCCAGAATCCAGAATCCCCACAAAGCCGTCTTCGCCGGAGAATTGTTCATTGGCGGCTGCACCACCCCGGATCAAATGGATGACGCCATCAAGACAAGGGTCATTGAATTTGCCAGAAAACTTGTTGAATAA
- a CDS encoding PLDc N-terminal domain-containing protein, whose protein sequence is MNENLIYILVFHVGTIVVDILVLSALGHMVYQRREPTSMIAWLLAIILLPYIAVPLYFIFRSRKLKRKKKSKVMLACRQEVPKEDAAQIDLILRNNGIAGATLGNTFEFYPDGVEAHQALMEHIRSAKKNILISTYVFSSDDVARSIIFALTQKAKTGVDVRLLIDSIGSLPLYLFQCPLKKLKQAGGKVAFYMPLLARPFQNYINLRNHRKIFLFDDTRVMAGGMNLSREYMGPVPCKDRWIDILFEIQGPAVFHYREIFTQDWNHTSSATLEMPKLMPDPAGDTGIQVVPSGPDIASDALYEALLSAIFSARERIWIVTPYFVPDKSLLQALIIARHRGVDVKLITPANSNHLIADLGRSSFMRDLDASGIEVHLFQDGMIHAKAILVDKRGVMMGSANIDQRSLFLNYEAVSFIYSPQAILSCEKWMKQLLTRCRGTMVQAGRWRRAGENLMRIFAPLL, encoded by the coding sequence ATGAATGAGAACCTGATCTACATACTTGTATTTCATGTAGGTACCATTGTGGTTGATATCCTTGTGCTCAGTGCTCTTGGGCATATGGTCTACCAGCGAAGAGAACCCACCAGCATGATTGCATGGCTTTTGGCCATTATTCTCCTGCCCTATATTGCGGTGCCACTCTACTTTATTTTCCGAAGCAGAAAATTAAAAAGAAAGAAAAAATCCAAGGTGATGCTGGCCTGCAGGCAGGAAGTGCCAAAAGAAGACGCAGCCCAGATTGATCTGATTCTGAGGAACAACGGCATTGCAGGGGCCACTCTTGGCAATACCTTTGAATTTTATCCGGACGGGGTAGAGGCGCACCAGGCGCTCATGGAGCATATCCGGTCTGCCAAAAAAAATATCCTGATATCCACCTATGTGTTCAGCTCCGATGATGTGGCCCGGTCCATTATATTTGCCCTGACCCAGAAAGCCAAAACCGGGGTGGATGTTCGTTTGCTCATTGACAGCATCGGCTCTCTTCCCCTTTACCTATTCCAATGTCCCTTAAAAAAACTCAAACAGGCCGGGGGAAAGGTGGCCTTTTACATGCCCCTGCTGGCCAGGCCGTTCCAGAACTATATCAACCTAAGAAACCATAGAAAAATATTTTTGTTTGACGATACCCGGGTCATGGCAGGGGGAATGAACCTGTCCAGGGAATATATGGGACCTGTCCCCTGCAAGGACCGGTGGATCGACATTCTATTTGAGATCCAGGGACCAGCGGTATTCCATTACCGGGAAATTTTCACCCAGGACTGGAACCACACCTCGTCTGCGACCCTGGAAATGCCAAAACTAATGCCCGACCCGGCCGGTGACACCGGCATCCAGGTGGTACCCTCCGGCCCGGACATTGCCAGTGACGCCCTTTATGAAGCCCTGCTCTCGGCCATTTTCTCGGCCAGGGAACGGATCTGGATTGTCACCCCCTATTTTGTACCGGACAAAAGCCTGCTCCAGGCCCTGATCATTGCCAGACACCGGGGGGTGGATGTCAAACTCATCACCCCGGCCAACTCCAACCATTTGATTGCCGACTTAGGCCGGTCGTCCTTTATGCGGGACCTGGATGCCAGCGGTATTGAAGTCCATTTATTTCAGGACGGGATGATCCATGCCAAGGCCATTTTAGTGGACAAACGGGGGGTGATGATGGGATCGGCCAATATTGACCAGCGAAGCCTGTTTTTAAACTATGAGGCCGTAAGTTTCATCTACTCCCCCCAGGCCATCCTAAGCTGCGAAAAATGGATGAAACAGCTGCTGACAAGGTGCCGGGGAACAATGGTTCAGGCCGGCCGATGGCGTCGGGCCGGCGAAAACCTCATGCGAATATTCGCCCCCCTGTTATAA
- a CDS encoding endonuclease/exonuclease/phosphatase family protein, producing MLIPASPLVQSPVFFENTVIPEQFSLLCWNVHKENLKPEFIDQILEWKSLHGLNLILLQEARFSDALISVAGFPYVAAANLRLPVHYSGVITAANADPHKSSFHMTHAKEPLIFTPKNALITIYRFKDKETLMVVNLHAINFRSLAWYQWELARLFDLLRAYEGAIVLAGDFNCWRRSRKKVLDHFTDLLGLTYGIPENEHHIKQWFGFLLDRIYYRGITLKSIQAVNCKTLSDHNPIIAQFKRA from the coding sequence ATGCTGATCCCTGCCTCTCCCCTGGTTCAGTCCCCGGTATTTTTTGAAAATACCGTTATTCCGGAACAATTTTCTCTTCTCTGCTGGAATGTTCACAAGGAAAATTTAAAACCTGAATTCATTGACCAGATTCTAGAGTGGAAATCCCTTCATGGCCTGAATCTTATCCTGCTTCAGGAGGCCCGGTTTTCCGATGCCCTCATCTCCGTTGCAGGGTTTCCCTATGTGGCAGCTGCCAATCTCCGTCTGCCCGTCCATTACTCCGGGGTGATCACGGCAGCCAATGCAGATCCCCACAAAAGCAGCTTCCACATGACCCATGCCAAGGAGCCTTTGATTTTTACTCCGAAAAACGCCTTGATCACCATTTACCGGTTCAAAGACAAAGAAACCCTGATGGTGGTGAACCTTCACGCCATTAATTTCAGGTCCCTGGCCTGGTACCAATGGGAACTTGCAAGGTTGTTCGACCTGCTCCGGGCCTATGAGGGGGCCATTGTCTTGGCTGGGGACTTTAACTGCTGGCGGCGGTCCAGAAAAAAAGTCTTGGACCATTTTACAGATCTTTTAGGCCTCACCTACGGGATCCCTGAAAACGAACACCACATCAAACAATGGTTTGGGTTTCTTCTGGACCGGATCTATTACCGGGGCATCACCCTCAAATCCATCCAGGCAGTAAACTGTAAAACCCTGTCCGACCACAACCCCATCATTGCCCAGTTTAAAAGGGCTTAA